One region of Mangifera indica cultivar Alphonso chromosome 3, CATAS_Mindica_2.1, whole genome shotgun sequence genomic DNA includes:
- the LOC123210570 gene encoding probable WRKY transcription factor 26 translates to MASASGSLDTIANSSNFTLSEHPFMSTTYFTDLLASPKSPDHDNYDELSCTGGLSDRNGSGVPKFKSIQPPSLPISPPSIFSPSSFFSIPAGVSLAELLDSPVLSNTANVLPSPTTGSFPSQAFNWKTNSGNNQQGVKQEDKNFPDFSFQTQSFKPNSTMFQSSAITVTTAPPPKQQRSYHDPEIGSLQTNSNQSNNGFQSEYGNYRQQRESRKSDDGYNWRKYGQKQVKGSENPRSYYKCTYPNCPTKKKVERSLDGQIIETVYRGGHNHPKPQSTRRSSSSSFSSNAVQPPGDAPDPSFATHGSGKMDSSATPENSSITVGDEDFDRGSQKSKPEGDEFEEYELEAKRCKTEIENEGISAPGSRTVREPRCVVQTTSDIDILDDGYRWRKYGQKVVKGNPNPRNYYKCTHPGCPVRKHVERASHDLRAVITAYVGKHNHDVPAARSSSRRPSLPDNGNKIAAMPIRVQAANHHSNNSINNPLSNLRQPSSEVQPHFTLEMLQAPGGFGFSRFGNSVNETQASDNLMSRAKDEPGDDIFFESLLY, encoded by the exons ATGGCGTCTGCTTCTGGAAGCTTAGATACTATTGCCAATTCTTCCAACTTCACTCTCTCCGAACATCCCTTCATGTCCACCACTTATTTCACTGATCTTCTCGCCTCTCCAAAATCTCCCGATCATGATAACTATGATGAACTTAGTTGCACTGGTGGCTTATCGGATAGAAATGGCTCTGGTGTCCCTAAATTCAAGTCTATTCAGCCACCTTCTCTCCCAATCTCCCCACCTTCCATTTTTTCTccctcttctttcttctccattCCTGCCGGCGTCAGCCTTGCTGAGCTCTTGGACTCCCCCGTCTTGTCAAACACAGCTAAC GTTTTGCCATCTCCAACAACAGGATCATTTCCATCTCAAGCCTTCAATTGGAAGACAAATTCTGGAAACAATCAGCAAGGTGTCAAACAGGAAGACAAAAACTTCCCTGATTTCTCTTTCCAGACCCAATCATTCAAACCCAACTCAACCATGTTTCAATCTTCTGCCATCACTGTTACAACT GCACCACCACCAAAACAACAACGGAGCTACCATGACCCTGAGATTGGATCTCTTCAAACCAACAGCAATCAAAGCAACAATGGGTTCCAATCAGAATACGGAAACTATCGTCAGCAGAGGGAGAGTAGAAAATCTGATGATGGATACAATTGGAGGAAATATGGGCAAAAACAAGTGAAGGGAAGTGAAAATCCAAGAAGTTATTACAAGTGCACTTATCCCAATTGTCCCACAAAGAAGAAGGTTGAAAGATCTTTAGATGGACAAATAATTGAGACTGTTTATAGGGGTGGTCACAATCATCCGAAGCCTCAATCCACAAGGCgatcatcatcttcatcgtTTAGTTCTAACGCAGTTCAACCTCCTGGTGATGCCCCGGATCCGTCATTTGCCACACATGGCAGTGGAAAAATGGACTCTTCTGCAACCCCGGAGAATTCTTCGATAACTGTCGGCGATGAAGATTTTGATCGAGGGTCGCAGAAGAGTAAACCAGAAGGAGATGAGTTTGAGGAATATGAACTTGAGGCCAAAAGATG CAAAACTGAGATTGAAAATGAAGGCATTTCAGCTCCTGGAAGTAGAACGGTGAGAGAGCCTAGATGTGTGGTCCAAACAACGAGTGACATTGATATTCTTGACGATGGATATAGATGGAGGAAATATGGACAGAAAGTTGTTAAAGGAAATCCAAATCCAAg GAACTACTACAAATGTACACATCCAGGATGTCCAGTGAGAAAGCATGTTGAGAGAGCATCTCATGATCTTAGAGCAGTGATCACAGCCTATGTAGGGAAGCACAACCACGATGTTCCAGCCGCTCGCAGCAGCAGCAGGCGGCCGTCATTGCCCGACAACGGTAACAAAATTGCGGCCATGCCGATAAGGGTTCAAGCTGCGAACCATCATTCTAATAACTCCATCAACAACCCCCTTAGCAATTTAAGGCAACCATCATCGGAAGTCCAACCACACTTCACCCTTGAAATGTTGCAAGCTCCCGGAGGTTTTGGATTTTCGAGGTTCGGAAATTCCGTAAATGAGACACAAGCGTCAGACAATTTGATGTCGAGGGCCAAGGATGAACCAGGGGATGACATCTTCTTTGAGTCATTGCTATACTGA